A DNA window from Drosophila pseudoobscura strain MV-25-SWS-2005 chromosome 2, UCI_Dpse_MV25, whole genome shotgun sequence contains the following coding sequences:
- the kmr gene encoding uncharacterized protein kmr isoform X8 produces the protein MFGCIYQLWDWLEAPPLFTAGTMDAKKLQQLQEAAILAQQQKKLPLAYQTNLMDYRTATHSPAAIYHQALYQQSPTATSSSGGGPLSPIEMQPQSKHHHLMKHGHGGTSSSSHSSPYHQSYSSSGGTGEQIYQSPTERTYLAAAGRLQASNAMAGHNPISALQAQYQQLHQAKMHAKLATQNEAAHQQQRTFAMRQAINPPTGHYHMSQSPSMVSNMTTITQQQQQQQQQLLQQQQQRAPPSTLNLQNQYQPAQGPLKLQQQQQQQQQQQQQQPQMPKHYQEQLYAHQQQLQLQQQQQQQQQQQQQQQQQHRHKADLQTPGSEHGTVYIQQNHPGHVVNQACQTQISTVKPKATPSSEESSSTSTKSPTHAPLDRKKSAGSIQALKSPITKRPPTSPVTLSGWLHKQGSDGLKVWRKRWFVLAEYCMYYYKGPEEEKLLGSVLLPSYRVSACLPEDKIYRKFAFKCEHQNMRTYWLAAESADAMMQWVRALAAASLMQAPSSGESEPSVSSSLNHSGENSDSGIHTLQSQPSKGQPTPSSDNAGSTGGGGAQPLYANAPPKPRRTNDGGYSSPSPEHNEQPQQQQQSSSRRLMSPTQQLYQQQQQHQQQQQQQRSQQQPQQPQQQQHHAIYDTRTGHVSSALQLQQAQQQYNLDHLEAQFQQQQLDMEEQIVRLQQQRAAEEIYGEREIYMAKLIQQQRAAGGGGYPTQQQLLQAERRTPDAYGRSKQQRLFAAAAAAADYEDIYNMSQLGGGGGGAVPMSAQEALLQEAASYRRPLSPPSYDGSKHLPAMPQRYTPNHLEANADQLINTMDLRARSAAAIVRPHSADFLEYEARAEAAAAAAAAAVAQSKHESGRAPRPKSSLDINRTPDSFYYSEASYAEKMRKSALYLQSGGAGAAQPQQAGSYRTAAGDFGSGVNTIGYENPYERAYKRQELLAEAQAQGGVASSMPRMSRSASQGAGCGSVARSASALPQQQQHQHQLQQQHSEELPPLNVHPGSIFPPSMSTQEIICKNEQFLRSASARLPKRSGGMDDDYSAGNSTTTSPTSGAVPSPQHAQDGERKREESMKRLLEWKQRMLQSPLTRKGVQQGGSNMSAMSKLGSNPNILLSSTAVASGARYGPQAGKTGLLVNGGSSAAGGGANPAPVGGIQRSRSETQANVGPGGVYNSYSSDDEASISVRNVNNLPMGNLTVKPDPSDGQQESAFAPYYGSAAETKYAKATVLTDRGLYASGAGPSTSTPQHQQQQEQQQQQQQFRMRRVGSRAEIDMLERETSSQIRNRLRSAEGLTRAESIQRLDYLKQHLLDLERQYEKSKPLVNLVDNMVKLGSLYRNDANGRAQPATLDRLEFNQRMQERQMLQEEQKQWERLSPNQAELQAKVRELYQLDQLLQEESGILQSLQRDKEDLERALGGLRARIHDSNATPMALEAAKKQQHILERELSRVHQLLAENSKKLEQTVAGNARLEQELLLLRQKVQATRASTSNGMLANDGSHVNGGDQTAVVLQSELERVQSLVGDMQRQRHELSSAVRQLTENSTRLYQEIGNKEMTAVNGGGSTNGSLKKRSNSTSWTETDLDANMQQWNGSRQNLNDSTLNLSTPLYVDTNSSAKLSDYNRYNGGGSSDALEMSGVDSDGFLDSNPFANLSNLEKQEIKTVRIVKRESERRHRDRSERGLSSSIQNLDQVLEEEQYAQQQQQLAQHQQQQQLYGHSLEEQMTNGHHSRSKSLPRNYSEPPKPRNSRHMNGGGAVKQNGHHYNGSSYDYDRNSNYEHQPPPPPAPSSAPIPQSNGHHHQNHHQSHHQQQREHLNPLANAYFAKQLQQQANPSRDSARVALRTKTDSLQSLNKSLTDISPEPVFQSVAARQIINEMSAGSASEDTEKIVEKVPPPHKHRRAVPREKRRHYTAPNNVNQKAMEKVQAENDMNRNNTNWRARDDLDMEVALRPRMNAPDVVRSALGQGEKISENTIDNLLLAPNKIVIPERYIPETTPELSPEEKKRRQEKVESIKKMLAEAPISSNENESLPPSKITAEKKQREHLLQLNQILAQQVMQVSKIVAGNPTSHN, from the exons atgTTTGGCTGCATCTATCAGCTGTGGGATTG GTTGGAGGCGCCACCGCTCTTCACGGCCGGCACCATGGACGCCAAGAagttgcagcagctgcaggaggcGGCCATACtggcccagcagcagaaaaagctGCCGCTGGCGTACCAAACGAATCTCATGGACTACCGCACGGCCACACATTCGCCGGCGGCGATCTACCACCAAGCGCTGTATCAGCAATCTCCCACGGCCACCAGCTCCAGCGGCGGCGGGCCCCTCTCCCCCATCGAGATGCAGCCGCAGTCGAAGCACCACCATCTGATGAAGCACGGCCACGGGGGCACTTCGAGCAGCTCCCACAGCTCCCCCTATCATCAGTCATACTCGAGCAGCGGCGGGACGGGCGAGCAGATCTACCAGTCGCCCACGGAGCGCACCTAcctggcggcggcggggcgGCTGCAGGCCAGCAATGCGATGGCCGGACACAATCCGATATCGGCGCTGCAGGCCCAGTACCAGCAGCTGCATCAGGCCAAGATGCACGCCAAGTTGGCCACCCAGAACGAGGCggcccaccagcagcagcgaaccTTTGCTATGCGGCAGGCCATCAATCCACCGACAGGCCACTACCACATGAGTCAGTCCCCCAGCATGGTGTCCAACATGACGACCATtactcagcagcagcagcaacagcagcagcaattgttgcaacagcagcagcagagggctCCCCCCTCCACGCTGAATCTGCAGAATCAATATCAGCCGGCGCAGGGTCCGTTgaagctgcaacagcagcagcagcaacagcagcagcagcagcagcagcaaccgcagATGCCGAAACACTACCAGGAGCAGCTTTATGCtcaccagcaacagctccagcttcagcagcaacaacaacagcaacaacaacagcaacaacagcagcagcagcaacatcgcCATAAAGCAGATCTCCAGACACCAGGCAGCGAGCACGGGACGGTCTACATCCAGCAGAATCATCCCGGACACGTGGTTAACCAGGCCTGTCAGACCCAGATATCCACGGTGAAGCCCAAGGCGACGCCCAGCTCCGAAGAGTCCTCATCCACATCTACCAAGAGTCCCACTCACGCGCCACTCGATCGCAAGAAGAGCGCGGGCTCCATTCAGGCTCTCAAGTCGCCCATCACCAAGCGGCCACCCACTTCGCCCGTCActctgtctggctggctgcaCAAGCAGGGCTCCGATGGCCTGAAGGTGTGGCGCAAGCGGTGGTTCGTCCTGGCCGAGTACTGCATGTACTACTACAAGGGGCCCGAGGAGGAGAAGCTGCTGGGGTCGGTGCTGTTGCCTTCGTATCGTGTGTCCGCCTGTTTGCCGGAGGACAAGATCTACCGCAAGTTTGCCTTCAAGTGCGAGCACCAGAACATGAGAACCTACTGGCTGGCGGCGGAGAGTGCCGACGCCATGATGCAGTGGGTGCGAGCCCTGGCGGCGGCCAGTCTGATGCAGGCTCCTAGCAGCGGTGAATCGGAGCCGAGTGTCAGTTCCTCCCTCAACCACAGTGGGGAGAACTCGGACTCGGGCATCCACACCCTGCAATCGCAGCCCAGCAAGGGACAGCCGACGCCGTCCTCGGACAACGCCGGAAGcactggcggcggtggcgccCAGCCCCTGTACGCCAATGCTCCGCCCAAGCCGCGTCGCACCAACGACGGCGGCTACTCCTCCCCATCACCGGAGCACAAcgaacagccgcagcagcagcagcagtcatcTAGTCGCCGCCTGATGTCGCCCACGCAGCAGCtttaccagcagcagcagcagcaccaacaacagcagcaacaacaacgatctcagcagcagccacagcagccgcagcagcagcagcatcatgcCATCTACGACACGAGGACGGGCCACGTATCGTCcgccctgcagctgcagcaggcccagcagcagtaCAATCTGGATCATCTGGAGGCTcagttccagcagcagcagctagaCATGGAGGAGCAGATTGtccgactgcagcagcagcgggccGCCGAGGAGATCTACGGCGAGCGGGAGATATACATGGCGAAGCTGATACAGCAGCAGCGTGCcgcaggcggcggcggctatcccacccagcagcagctcctgcagGCCGAGCGACGCACTCCGGATGCCTACGGACGGTCCAAGCAACAGCGCCTCTTTgctgccgcagcagctgcagcagactACGAGGATATCTACAACATGTCGCAACTGGGCGGCGGGGGCGGTGGAGCAGTGCCCATGTCTGCCCAGGAGGCTCTACTGCAGGAGGCGGCCAGCTACCGACGGCCCCTTAGCCCGCCCAGCTACGATGGCAGCAAGCATTTGCCGGCCATGCCCCAACGATACACGCCCAACCACTTGGAG GCCAACGCTGATCAGCTAATCAATACCATGGACTTGCGTGCCCGCTCCGCAGCGGCCATCGTGCGACCACACTCGGCTGACTTTCTGGAGTATGAGGCGCGTGCCGaggccgctgcagctgcggcagccgcagcggtGGCCCAGAGCAAGCACGAAAGCGGACGTGCCCCGCGACCCAAGTCCAGCCTGGACATCAACCGCACTCCGGACAGCTTCTACTACTCGGAGGCCAGCTACGCGGAGAAGATGCGCAAGAGTGCGCTCTACCTGCAGAGCGGAGGAGCGGGCGCAGCGCAGCCACAGCAGGCGGGCAGCTATCGCACCGCAGCCGGGGACTTTGGGTCGGGCGTGAACACCATTGGATACGAGAATCCCTACGAGCGGGCGTACAAGCgccaggaactgctggccgaggcccaggcccagggtGGCGTCGCCAGCAGCATGCCACGCATGAGTCGCTCGGCCAGCCAGGGGGCAGGCTGTGGGTCGGTGGCCCGCTCTGCCTCCGCCctgccgcaacagcagcagcaccagcaccagctgcagcagcagcactcggaGGAGCTGCCTCCACTCAATGTGCATCCGGGCTCCATTTTCCCGCCCTCGATGTCCACGCAGGAGATCATATGCAAGAACGAGCAGTTCCTGCGCTCGGCCAGTGCCCGGCTACCGAAGCGCAGCGGCGGCATGGATGACGACTACTCGGCGGGCAACTCGACCACAACATCGCCCACATCGGGGGCTGTGCCCTCGCCGCAGCACGCTCAGGACGGGGAGCGCAAGCGGGAGGAGTCAATGAAGCGGCTTCTGGAGTGgaagcagcgcatgctgcagTCCCCTCTCACCCGTAAGGGCGTGCAGCAGGGCGGCAGCAACATGTCCGCCATGTCGAAGCTGGGCAGCAACCCGAACATTCTGCTCTCCTCGACGGCGGTGGCCAGTGGCGCCCGCTATGGCCCCCAGGCCGGCAAGACGGGCCTCTTGGTGAACGGCGGCAGCTCTGCCGCTGGTGGAGGAGCCAATCCGGCCCCAGTCGGAGGCATACAACGTTCCAGATCGGAGACTCAGGCCAATGTGGGACCCGGCGGAGTGTACAACAGCTACTCCTCGGACGATGAGG CCTCGATTTCCGTGCGCAATGTGAACAATTTGCCCATGGGGAATCTGACAGTGAAGCCGGATCCATCCGATGGCCAGCAGGAGTCGGCCTTTGCCCCCTACTATGGCAGTGCCGCGGAAACGAAATACGCCAAGGCCACAGTGCTGACGGATCGCGGCCTCTACGCCTCTGGAGCTGgtccatccacatccacgccgcagcatcagcaacagcaggagcagcagcagcagcagcagcagttccggATGCGACGTGTTGGCAGTCGGGCGGAAATCGATATGCTAGAGCGGGAGACGAGCAGCCAGATTAGG AACCGCCTGCGCAGTGCCGAGGGTCTGACCCGGGCAGAGAGCATCCAGCGACTGGACTACTTGAAGCAGCACCTGCTCGACCTGGAGCGGCAGTACGAGAAGAGCAAGCCGTTGGTCAATCTGGTGGACAACATGGTAAAGCTGGGCTCTCTGTACCGCAACGATGCCAACGGGCGGGCCCAGCCGGCCACTCTGGATCGCCTGGAGTTCAATCAGCGAATGCAGGAGCGCCAGAtgctgcaggaggagcaaAAACAGTGGGAACGCCTCAGCCCCAATCAGGCAGAGTTGCAG GCCAAAGTACGAGAGCTGTACCAGCTCGATCAGCTGCTGCAGGAAGAGTCGGGCATCTTGCAGAGCTTGCAGCGCGACAAGGAGGACCTGGAGAGGGCCCTGGGCGGCCTGCGGGCACGCATCCACGACAGCAACGCCACTCCCATGGCACTGGAGGCggccaagaagcagcagcacatccTGGAGCGCGAACTGTCGCGTGTccaccagctgctggccgAGAACTCAAAG AAACTGGAGCAAACCGTAGCCGGAAATGCCCGTCTCGAGCAagagctgctcctgctccgtcAGAAGGTACAGGCCACGCgggccagcaccagcaacggCATGTTGGCCAACGATGGGTCCCATGTGAATGGCGGCGACCAGACAGCTGTCGTGTTGCAGTCGGAGTTGGAGCGGGTGCAGTCCCTGGTGGGCGACATGCAGCGACAGCGCCATGAACTGAGCTCGGCCGTGCGTCAACTCACGGAGAACTCGACGCGTCTGTACCAGGAGATTGGCAACAAGGAAATGACAGCCGTCAATGGGGGTGGCTCCACCAATGGCAGCCTCAAGAAGCGCAGCAACTCGACCAGCTGGACAGAGACCGATCTGGATGCCAATATGCAGCAGTGGAACGGCAGTCGTCAGAACCTCAACGACTCGACCCTCAATCTGTCCACACCGCTCTATGTGGACACCAACAGCTCGGCCAAGTTGAGCGACTACAATCGCTACAAcggaggcggcagcagcgatgCCCTGGAAATGAGTGGCGTGGACAGCGATGGCTTCTTGGACAGCAATCCGTTCGCCAATTTGAGCAATCTCGAGAAGCAGGAGATCAAAACGGTTCGCATCGTGAAGCGGGAGTCGGAGCGGCGTCATCGCGATCGCAGCGAGCGTGGTCTCAGCAGCTCCATACAGAACCTGGACCAGGTGCTGGAGGAGGAACAGtacgcccagcagcagcaacagctagctcagcaccagcagcagcagcaactgtaTGGCCACAGCCTGGAGGAGCAGATGACCAACGGACATCATAGCCGCTCAAAGTCGTTGCCGCGGAACTACAGCGAGCCCCCGAAGCCCAGGAACAGTCGCCACATGAACGGCGGTGGAGCCGTGAAGCAGAACGGCCACCACTACAACGGCAGCAGCTACGATTACGACAGGAACAGCAACTACGAGCAtcagccgccgccaccaccagcaccgtCATCGGCGCCCATACCACAGAGCAATGGCCACCACCATCAGAACCATCATCAGAgtcaccaccagcagcagcgggagcatCTGAATCCTCTGGCCAATGCCTATTTCGCcaagcaactgcagcagcaggcgaatCCCTCGCGGGACAGTGCCAGGGTGGCACTACGCACCAAGACAGACTCATTGCAGAGCCTCAACAAGAGCCTGACGGACATCAGCCCCGAGCCGGTGTTCCAGAGCGTGGCCGCTCGTCAGATCATCAATGAAATGTCCGCTGGCTCGGCGTCGGAGGACACCGAGAAGATTGTCGAGAAggtgccgccgccgcacaAACATCGACGGGCAGTGCCCCGCGAGAAGCGACGTCACTATACTGCACCCAACAATGTAAACCAGAAGGCCATGGAGAAGGTGCAGGCGGAGAATGACATGAATCGCAAT AACACAAACTGGCGTGCCCGCGATGATCTGGACATGGAGGTGGCCCTGAGGCCGCGCATGAATGCCCCCGATGTGGTGCGTTCGGCACTGGGACAGGGAGAGAAGATCTCTGAGAATACCATTGATAACTTGCTCTTGGCCCCCAACAAAATAGTCATTCCCGAGCGTTACATACCAGAAACA ACGCCCGAACTATCGCCAGAGGAGAAGAAGCGGCGCCAGGAGAAGGTCGAGTCCATTAAGAAGATGCTGGCCGAGGCGCCTATTAGCAGCAAC GAGAACGAGAGCCTGCCGCCGAGCAAAATCACAGCAGAAAAGAAGCAGCGCGAGCACTTGCTGCAGCTCAACCAGATCCTGGCCCAGCAGGTGATGCAAGTCAGCAAGATTGTGGCCG GCAATCCCACTAGTCACAACTAA